A portion of the Gammaproteobacteria bacterium genome contains these proteins:
- a CDS encoding DUF262 domain-containing protein — translation MKIAGILAKVATGNITLPAFQRGYVWKRSQVRELFDSLYRRHPVGSLLTWITSLERGGPTELLLDGQQRVTSLYGVIKGEVPDFFNGDEKPFSDLYFHAGEERFEFFQPSKMKEDPLWFDVTRVMKAGVSGLADLLAERLGAPGETLDPIDFITINNRLLHLLGVTGIDLHIEQITDEGHSVGTILDIFNRLNSAGTKLSSGDLALARIAAKWPDVKGEMQSLLKGLRIHYGFSFTEGWLLRCVNAVANGEAGFRQLHDAPREEIRAGLERTFHHVRHCLDHVYHRLRLDHDRVLFGRFALPVMVRHLELRRPEPVDEWEWDSLLYWFLQAGMRGRFSASTETAIKQDLASVDGTMDGIERLIGDIGTKWGRRQVEPADFDSWSIGARLYPTLYWLARAGGARDFCSGIDLRAVMPDGDAQLKVHPIFPKRALYAVGYSRPQVNALGNLGFVAPGCDKWIGAACPAEPSPYVKDTSDPVRRRIGRHGYFRFVLERHPRVLESQWIPMDEKLWKVDNFLAFLRARRTLLARAANRHLSSLYPRHAKSVVEP, via the coding sequence GTGAAGATCGCCGGCATCCTCGCCAAGGTCGCAACGGGCAACATTACCCTCCCCGCGTTTCAGCGAGGGTACGTGTGGAAGCGGAGCCAGGTACGCGAGCTCTTCGACTCGCTCTACCGAAGACACCCGGTGGGGAGCCTGTTGACCTGGATCACCTCGCTTGAGCGTGGAGGGCCTACCGAACTTCTGCTGGACGGCCAACAGCGCGTGACTTCGCTGTACGGGGTAATCAAGGGCGAGGTGCCGGACTTCTTCAACGGAGATGAAAAGCCATTCTCCGACCTGTATTTCCACGCCGGAGAGGAGCGGTTCGAGTTCTTCCAGCCCAGCAAGATGAAGGAAGATCCACTCTGGTTCGACGTGACCAGAGTAATGAAGGCTGGGGTTAGCGGACTCGCCGACTTGCTGGCCGAGAGGCTCGGTGCCCCGGGCGAGACGCTTGATCCCATCGATTTCATCACGATCAACAACCGCCTGCTTCATCTACTCGGCGTAACCGGCATAGACCTGCACATCGAGCAGATAACCGATGAGGGCCACAGCGTTGGCACGATCTTGGACATATTCAACCGCCTAAACAGCGCGGGCACCAAGTTGTCGAGCGGTGATCTTGCGCTGGCGCGGATCGCCGCCAAGTGGCCCGATGTAAAGGGGGAGATGCAGAGCTTGCTGAAGGGATTGCGAATCCACTATGGATTCAGCTTTACCGAGGGCTGGCTGCTTCGGTGTGTGAACGCGGTCGCAAACGGAGAGGCTGGTTTTCGACAACTCCATGATGCTCCGCGCGAAGAGATACGAGCCGGCCTGGAGCGCACTTTCCATCATGTGCGCCACTGCTTGGACCACGTCTACCACAGGCTGCGGCTGGACCATGACCGAGTCCTGTTCGGACGCTTTGCGCTTCCGGTCATGGTTCGCCACTTGGAATTGCGCAGGCCGGAACCCGTCGACGAGTGGGAGTGGGATTCGCTCCTCTACTGGTTTCTGCAGGCCGGGATGCGGGGCCGCTTCTCCGCTTCGACCGAGACCGCCATCAAACAAGATCTGGCGTCGGTGGACGGCACCATGGATGGGATTGAGCGGTTGATCGGAGACATAGGGACCAAGTGGGGTCGGCGGCAGGTGGAGCCCGCCGACTTCGACTCCTGGTCGATCGGGGCCCGTCTCTATCCAACTCTCTACTGGCTGGCGCGCGCGGGCGGCGCAAGGGATTTCTGTAGTGGAATCGACCTTCGAGCGGTCATGCCGGACGGCGATGCCCAACTGAAGGTCCACCCCATCTTTCCGAAGAGGGCACTCTATGCTGTCGGGTACTCCCGACCGCAAGTCAACGCTCTGGGGAACCTCGGCTTCGTAGCGCCTGGGTGCGACAAGTGGATTGGTGCGGCTTGTCCGGCAGAACCATCCCCCTATGTCAAGGACACTAGTGACCCCGTGCGTCGCCGCATCGGCCGCCACGGCTATTTCCGGTTCGTGCTCGAGCGACATCCGAGGGTTCTGGAGTCCCAGTGGATCCCAATGGACGAGAAGCTATGGAAGGTGGACAACTTCCTCGCGTTCCTTAGAGCCCGCCGGACTCTACTCGCCCGGGCCGCGAACCGACACTTGAGTAGCCTCTACCCAAGACACGCGAAGAGCGTGGTTGAGCCGTGA